One Lutra lutra chromosome 18, mLutLut1.2, whole genome shotgun sequence genomic window carries:
- the CCL26 gene encoding C-C motif chemokine 26, with the protein MKSFPVGFLLLLIFILSVHSGVATRGSDIAKFCCFKYSRKILPWKLVHSYQFTRNSCPQQAVIFTTKKGHKVCAQPKEKWVQRYISLLRKQQ; encoded by the exons ATGAAGAGCTTTCCCGttggctttcttcttctcctgaTCTTCATTCTCAGTGTCCATTCTGGAGTAGCCACAC GTGGCAGTGATATAGCCAAGTTCTGCTGTTTCAAATACAGCCGCAAGATCCTTCCCTGGAAGTTGGTGCATTCCTATCAGTTCACCAGGAACAGCTGCCCCCAGCAGGCTGTGAT ATTCACTACCAAAAAAGGCCATAAAGTCTGTGCCCAGCCAAAGGAAAAATGGGTGCAAAGATACATTTCTCTACTCAGAAAACAGCAGTGA